A section of the Primulina eburnea isolate SZY01 chromosome 1, ASM2296580v1, whole genome shotgun sequence genome encodes:
- the LOC140830421 gene encoding protein KINESIN LIGHT CHAIN-RELATED 2-like: MPGYVMDGSNGENISKDLEGYNSHGKEIFADKSPRSPLSTHSLPLSTMSSYDTDSIDLILDGAIDTSIDQLYRNICEIQSSDHSPSMRSFYSYSDESRIDSELRFFAGVNYAVVEVQKEVVVEKVGAEENSKDEILEEDSGKSNLPPRAKRTNLEACRKASLMSKTLHGRPPTGKQSGKGLKRLNTVFSKNETSPPFAGKRWPYGNENQREPGYLGPYLLKQARNLVASGDNNCRKALELALRAMKSFEFASNAKPNLDFVMCLHTVAALYCRLGRYTKAIPILERSIKIPLVDLGHDHAVAKFAGCMQLGDTYAILDQFENSILLYTAGLDIQRHVLGEKHPQFGETCRYIAEAQVQAMRFDEAEKLCLVALDIHKENKTSGSAQEIADRRLMGLICDSKGDYEGSLEHYILARTAMVGNGQIAEVADIDCNIGDTYLSLDRCEEAVFIYQKALNMFKSSKGENHSLVAMVYIRLADLYNKIGKFTECDSYCENALRIYDKPSSGSLPEEIASGLVDISVIYESMHEPNLALQLLQRAIEVYGDGPGHLSVIAGIEAQMGSLYYILGSYFESYGSLKSAISKFRKTGEKKSAIFGVVLNQFALACMQLSLINEACDLFQEARTVLETVCGPCHADTLGVYSNLAGIYDAMGRTSDAIQILDYVVEMREEKPGTSNSNVEDEKHRLSVLIKESRMVPSRRSKSLEALINRQ, encoded by the exons ATGCCGGGATATGTGATGGACGGATCTAATGGCGAAAATATTTCCAAGGATTTGGAGGGATATAATTCGCACGGTAAAGAAATCTTTGCAGACAAGTCTCCTAGAAGTCCATTGAGTACTCACAGTCTGCCACTGAGCACGATGAGCAGCTATGATACTGACTCTATTGACCTGATCTTGGATGGAGCAATCGACACCTCGATCGATCAACTTTATCGCAACATCTGTGAAATCCAAAGCTCGGATCATTCACCGTCAATGCGTAGTTTTTATTCGTATAGTGACGAATCACGGATTGATTCTGAGTTAAGGTTTTTTGCTGGGGTTAATTATGCTGTGGTGGAGGTTCAAAAGGAGGTTGTTGTGGAGAAAGTTGGTGCAGAAGAAAATTCTAAAGATGAAATTCTTGAAGAAGATTCAGGTAAGTCGAATTTGCCACCTCGGGCAAAGCGAACTAACTTGGAAGCCTGTAGGAAGGCTAGTTTGATGAGTAAAACTCTTCATGGCAGACCTCCTACCGGGAAACAAAGCGGGAAGGGTTTGAAAAGGTTGAATACAGTCTTCTCGAAAAATGAGACAAGCCCTCCATTTGCAGGGAAGAGATGGCCGTATGGAAATGAAAATCAACGTGAACCTGGATACCTTGGACCATATCTACTCAAACAGGCAAGAAACTTGGTAGCTTCAGGGGATAATAATTGTCGAAAGGCTCTGGAATTGGCTCTTCGGGCTATGAAATCCTTTGAGTTTGCCTCAAACGCCAAGCCTAATTTAGACTTTGTCATGTGCCTGCACACTGTGGCAGCATTATACTGCAGGCTTGGCCGTTATACCAAGGCAATTCCCATTCTTGAACGATCAATCAAAATTCCATTGGTGGATTTAGGCCATGATCATGCAGTGGCCAAATTTGCAGGGTGTATGCAGTTAGGCGATACATATGCGATTCTCGATCAGTTTGAGAATTCTATACTGCTTTACACGGCAGGTCTGGATATCCAGCGTCATGTTCTTGGAGAAAAACATCCTCAATTCGGTGAAACATGCAGATACATAGCTGAAGCCCAAGTTCAAGCCATGCGATTTGATGAAGCTGAGAAGCTTTGTTTGGTGGCGCTTGATATccataaagaaaataaaacctCAGGTTCTGCACAAGAAATAGCGGATAGGAGATTAATGGGACTTATTTGCGATTCGAAAGGAGATTATGAAGGTTCCCTTGAGCATTATATTCTTGCAAGAACGGCCATGGTTGGTAATGGACAGATTGCAGAGGTGGCCGACATAGACTGCAATATCGGGGATACATATCTATCATTGGATCGGTGTGAAGAGGCGGTTTTCATATATCAAAAGGCTCTCAATATGTTCAAGTCAAGTAAAGGAGAGAACCATTCGTTAGTTGCTATGGTATACATTCGTTTGGCAGATTTATACAACAAAATAGGGAAATTTACTGAATGTGATTCATATTGTGAAAATGCTCTTCGAATTTATGACAAGCCGTCATCCGGTTCTCTACCTGAAGAAATTGCCAGTGGTCTGGTGGACATTTCGGTTATCTATGAATCAATGCACGAACCAAACCTGGCACTGCAGTTGCTACAAAGGGCGATAGAAGTGTACGGTGATGGACCAGGGCATCTGAGTGTAATAGCAGGAATTGAAGCACAGATGGGGTCTCTTTATTACATTTTGGGGAGCTATTTTGAGTCTTACGGGTCTTTAAAGAGTGCCATTTCGAAGTTCCGGAAAACGGGAGAAAAGAAATCTGCCATTTTTGGTGTTGTCCTGAATCAATTTGCGCTTGCCTGTATGCAACTTTCTTTGATAAATGAAGCCTGTGATTTGTTCCAAGAAGCCAGGACTGTTCTGGAAACAGTCTGCGGACCGTGCCATGCTGACACCCTAGGAGTCTACAGCAATCTTGCAGGCATATACGATGCAATGGGCAG GACTAGTGATGCAATCCAAATCTTAGATTATGTTGTGGAGATGAGAGAGGAGAAGCCTGGAACTTCAAATTCCAACGTTGAAGACGAAAAACATCGGCTGAGCGTGTTAATAAAAGAATCGAGAATGGTCCCGAGCAGAAGATCGAAATCTTTAGAAGCGTTGATCAATCGTCAATAA
- the LOC140830537 gene encoding L-aspartate oxidase 2-a, chloroplastic-like isoform X1 — protein sequence MAHRAEAVISNMVFVQFHPTALADEGLPLKPTKTRENAFLITEAVRGDGGILYNLVMERFMPLYDKRAELAPRDVVARSIDDQLKKHNGKYVLLDISHKPKHQILSHFPNIAAECLRHGLDITQQPIPVVPAAHYMCGGVRAGLEGETNVKGLYVAGEVACTGLHGANRLASNSLLEALVFARRAVQPSINHMKSFRIDRGASISWARPTMPKSLGDVILNNIVRRTREVRKELQSIMWKYVGIVRSTVRLQTAEKRIGELELEWETYLFQNGWQPTMVGLEACEMRNLFCFAKLVVSSALARHESRGLHYTIDFPHLEESKRLPTIIFPSSPVNSTWS from the exons ATGGCTCACAGAGCTGAGGCTGTAATTTCTAATATGGT GTTTGTGCAGTTTCACCCTACTGCTCTGGCTGATGAAGGCCTTCCTCTTAAACCGACAAAAACTCGAGAAAATGCCTTTTTGATAACTGAAGCCGTGAGGGGAGATGGAGGAATCCTCTACAACTTAGTTATGGAAAGATTCATGCCCTTGTATGACAAGAGGGCAGAACTCGCCCCTAGGGATGTTGTAGCGAGAAGTATAGACGATCAACTCAAGAAACACAATGGAAAGTATGTGCTCCTCGATATAAGTCACAAACCCAAACACCAAATTCTTTCTCATTTCCCAAACATTGCTGCTGAATGTCTCCGACACGGTTTAGACATAACACAACAACCGATTCCCGTAGTTCCAGCTGCTCACTACATGTGCGGTGGAGTTCGTGCCGGACTCGAAGGGGAAACAAATGTCAAAGGTCTATATGTGGCAGGTGAAGTTGCGTGCACTGGTTTGCATGGAGCAAATAGATTGGCTAGCAACTCATTGCTAGAAGCTCTCGTGTTTGCAAGACGAGCTGTCCAACCGTCCATCAATCACATGAAGAGCTTCCGTATTGATCGTGGGGCTTCAATTTCATGGGCTCGTCCCACAATGCCTAAATCACTTGGTGATGTTATTTTGAACAATATAGTACGCAGAACAAGGGAGGTAAGGAAAGAGCTCCAGTCAATCATGTGGAAGTACGTTGGGATAGTTCGTTCGACTGTTAGGCTGCAGACTGCTGAAAAGAGGATAGGAGAACTGGAACTAGAATGGGAAACATACTTGTTTCAGAACGGTTGGCAGCCGACAATGGTGGGGCTAGAGGCATGTGAAATGAGAAACTTATTTTGTTTTGCGAAGCTTGTAGTGAGCAGCGCTCTGGCGAGGCATGAAAGCCGAGGGCTTCACTACACGATAGATTTTCCTCATTTGGAAGAGAGCAAGAGGCTGCCTACCATTATCTTCCCTAGTTCACCAGTAAATAGTACATGGAGTTGA
- the LOC140830537 gene encoding L-aspartate oxidase 2-a, chloroplastic-like isoform X2: protein MEFVQFHPTALADEGLPLKPTKTRENAFLITEAVRGDGGILYNLVMERFMPLYDKRAELAPRDVVARSIDDQLKKHNGKYVLLDISHKPKHQILSHFPNIAAECLRHGLDITQQPIPVVPAAHYMCGGVRAGLEGETNVKGLYVAGEVACTGLHGANRLASNSLLEALVFARRAVQPSINHMKSFRIDRGASISWARPTMPKSLGDVILNNIVRRTREVRKELQSIMWKYVGIVRSTVRLQTAEKRIGELELEWETYLFQNGWQPTMVGLEACEMRNLFCFAKLVVSSALARHESRGLHYTIDFPHLEESKRLPTIIFPSSPVNSTWS from the exons ATGGA GTTTGTGCAGTTTCACCCTACTGCTCTGGCTGATGAAGGCCTTCCTCTTAAACCGACAAAAACTCGAGAAAATGCCTTTTTGATAACTGAAGCCGTGAGGGGAGATGGAGGAATCCTCTACAACTTAGTTATGGAAAGATTCATGCCCTTGTATGACAAGAGGGCAGAACTCGCCCCTAGGGATGTTGTAGCGAGAAGTATAGACGATCAACTCAAGAAACACAATGGAAAGTATGTGCTCCTCGATATAAGTCACAAACCCAAACACCAAATTCTTTCTCATTTCCCAAACATTGCTGCTGAATGTCTCCGACACGGTTTAGACATAACACAACAACCGATTCCCGTAGTTCCAGCTGCTCACTACATGTGCGGTGGAGTTCGTGCCGGACTCGAAGGGGAAACAAATGTCAAAGGTCTATATGTGGCAGGTGAAGTTGCGTGCACTGGTTTGCATGGAGCAAATAGATTGGCTAGCAACTCATTGCTAGAAGCTCTCGTGTTTGCAAGACGAGCTGTCCAACCGTCCATCAATCACATGAAGAGCTTCCGTATTGATCGTGGGGCTTCAATTTCATGGGCTCGTCCCACAATGCCTAAATCACTTGGTGATGTTATTTTGAACAATATAGTACGCAGAACAAGGGAGGTAAGGAAAGAGCTCCAGTCAATCATGTGGAAGTACGTTGGGATAGTTCGTTCGACTGTTAGGCTGCAGACTGCTGAAAAGAGGATAGGAGAACTGGAACTAGAATGGGAAACATACTTGTTTCAGAACGGTTGGCAGCCGACAATGGTGGGGCTAGAGGCATGTGAAATGAGAAACTTATTTTGTTTTGCGAAGCTTGTAGTGAGCAGCGCTCTGGCGAGGCATGAAAGCCGAGGGCTTCACTACACGATAGATTTTCCTCATTTGGAAGAGAGCAAGAGGCTGCCTACCATTATCTTCCCTAGTTCACCAGTAAATAGTACATGGAGTTGA